A part of Bacteroidia bacterium genomic DNA contains:
- a CDS encoding DUF1549 domain-containing protein, producing MIPLESLWFLTFLGRLHPMVVHFPIALLIVAMLMEMMTLRGKNENFRSAITLLLRLGAVSAVVSVAFGLILHEQESYGGELVEYHEWSGIVTMLLSLLAVGLNYRANSKGLGLNLYRGVLGLSVVALTVAGHLGASLTHGEDYLSSTFPGNNDAHDDGKAGELLAEFTSQQSSGAFSPEDLDRLNLEVRAIFAHNCYQCHSKEKSKGDLVLQTKDGVMAGGENGPILVAGNADQSEMIRRLLLPRSDEESMPPKGKTLQKDEIELIRLWINQGAHWADQELKIFREAELALTKPELPPAEEGLENPVDRWVNRYFLENKQKWTEPIDDHTFVRRVYLDAIGLLPTPEQAESFVADHSPDKREKLVARLLEDNHNYTQHWLSFWNDLLRNDYSGTGFITGGRKQITHWLYQSLYDNKPYNQMVKELINPTLESEGFVKGIRWRGTVNASQRTEMQAAQNISQSLLGLNLKCASCHDSFISNLTLDQSYAFANIFADTALEIHRCDKPTGRMARTGFIYPELGEVEANTVKERLVQLSEIIVNPENGRLHRTMVNRLWAELMGRGIIAPVDEMDRLPWSQELLDWLAADFRDSGFDLKHTLRLIMTSKTYQLVPIGYKSENELITSDYRFRGPVQRRLSAEQFADVFSQSLMPVYQAVAFDPIGDTLEAKWIWHREIKLDRDVLPEPGKRYFRYVFELPAKGEIANVELLATADHSFHLYLNEKEIAAGDDWQVVQKADLTGKVLPGKNIFAAEAENEGPIANPAGLLVSLQVEYTDGSRVRFYSNNQWKTSDAEPSGNWQSLAFDDKEWKNARNYGDFFNGKWGRLPAFTHKKYSNPLPPVRASLVMLDPFMKALGRPTRENVTTNRDDQANLLQALELTNGEFFYQTIRKAADHWLSLSGSDPEKLQEQVYLRALGRKPSPKEKTIARKLLTDSPATENVEDFLWTVVMLPEFQLIL from the coding sequence ATGATACCCCTTGAATCTCTCTGGTTTCTGACCTTTTTAGGCCGCCTCCACCCCATGGTGGTGCATTTTCCGATTGCGCTGCTGATAGTGGCTATGTTGATGGAAATGATGACCCTGCGAGGAAAAAATGAAAACTTCCGCAGTGCGATTACCCTTTTGTTGCGGCTAGGCGCTGTTTCCGCTGTTGTATCTGTTGCTTTTGGGTTAATCCTCCACGAGCAGGAAAGTTATGGCGGCGAACTGGTCGAATACCACGAATGGTCGGGGATTGTAACCATGCTACTTTCCCTGTTGGCGGTAGGGCTCAATTATCGTGCAAACAGTAAGGGCCTTGGGCTGAATCTCTACCGGGGTGTGCTGGGTTTGAGTGTGGTTGCCCTTACCGTAGCCGGACATCTGGGCGCCAGTCTTACCCATGGAGAAGACTATCTGAGCAGCACCTTTCCGGGGAATAATGATGCACACGATGACGGAAAAGCGGGCGAATTACTCGCAGAATTTACTTCTCAGCAGTCTTCCGGCGCGTTTTCTCCCGAAGACCTTGACAGGCTGAACCTCGAAGTCAGAGCCATATTTGCCCACAACTGTTACCAATGCCACAGCAAAGAAAAAAGCAAAGGCGATCTGGTACTTCAGACAAAAGATGGCGTCATGGCGGGCGGAGAAAATGGGCCCATTCTCGTCGCGGGAAATGCAGATCAAAGCGAAATGATCCGCCGCTTACTCCTTCCCCGCAGCGATGAAGAATCTATGCCGCCCAAAGGCAAAACTTTACAGAAAGATGAAATCGAACTCATCCGCCTCTGGATCAATCAGGGTGCGCACTGGGCAGATCAGGAACTGAAAATCTTCCGCGAAGCAGAACTCGCCCTGACAAAACCCGAACTTCCGCCCGCAGAAGAGGGCCTGGAAAACCCTGTCGATCGCTGGGTGAACCGCTATTTTCTGGAAAATAAACAAAAATGGACCGAGCCGATAGACGACCACACTTTTGTGCGGCGGGTGTATCTCGATGCAATTGGCCTGCTGCCTACCCCTGAACAAGCGGAGTCTTTTGTGGCAGACCATTCGCCGGACAAAAGAGAAAAATTAGTTGCCCGCCTTCTCGAAGACAATCATAACTACACCCAGCACTGGCTGAGTTTCTGGAATGATCTGCTGCGCAATGACTATTCTGGTACAGGTTTTATCACCGGCGGGCGAAAACAAATCACTCATTGGCTTTACCAGTCGCTCTATGACAACAAACCCTACAACCAGATGGTGAAGGAGCTGATTAACCCAACGCTGGAATCTGAGGGTTTTGTCAAAGGAATACGCTGGCGCGGCACAGTCAACGCTTCCCAACGAACGGAGATGCAGGCTGCGCAGAATATTTCCCAATCCTTGCTGGGGCTTAACCTCAAATGCGCCTCCTGCCATGACAGCTTTATCAGCAACCTGACACTCGATCAGTCTTACGCTTTTGCGAATATATTTGCCGATACGGCGCTGGAAATTCACCGCTGCGATAAACCTACGGGGCGGATGGCTCGGACAGGCTTCATTTATCCCGAACTCGGAGAGGTAGAGGCCAATACCGTAAAAGAACGCCTCGTTCAGTTATCAGAGATTATCGTCAACCCGGAAAATGGCAGACTTCACCGCACGATGGTAAACCGACTGTGGGCAGAACTGATGGGCCGTGGAATCATTGCACCCGTGGACGAAATGGATCGCCTTCCCTGGAGCCAGGAGCTGCTCGACTGGTTGGCGGCAGATTTTCGGGACAGTGGCTTTGATCTGAAACATACGCTTCGTTTGATCATGACTTCAAAGACTTATCAACTAGTTCCTATTGGTTATAAGTCGGAAAATGAACTGATTACCAGCGATTACAGATTCCGTGGGCCGGTGCAGCGGCGGTTGTCTGCCGAACAGTTTGCCGACGTCTTCAGCCAGTCATTGATGCCCGTGTATCAGGCCGTTGCATTTGATCCCATAGGGGACACCCTGGAGGCAAAATGGATCTGGCACCGCGAAATCAAACTCGACCGCGATGTATTGCCCGAGCCGGGGAAAAGATATTTCCGGTATGTATTTGAGCTTCCTGCAAAAGGAGAAATCGCAAATGTTGAACTGCTTGCTACTGCGGACCATTCCTTTCATCTGTATCTGAATGAAAAAGAAATTGCTGCTGGTGACGATTGGCAGGTGGTGCAAAAAGCCGATTTGACCGGGAAAGTGTTGCCTGGGAAAAATATTTTTGCTGCAGAAGCCGAAAACGAAGGCCCTATCGCCAATCCTGCCGGGCTGTTGGTAAGCCTTCAGGTCGAATATACCGATGGCAGCCGGGTGAGATTTTATAGCAATAATCAGTGGAAAACATCTGATGCCGAACCTTCTGGTAATTGGCAGTCGCTTGCTTTTGACGATAAAGAATGGAAAAATGCCCGGAACTACGGCGATTTTTTCAATGGAAAGTGGGGTCGTTTACCGGCATTTACCCACAAAAAATATTCAAACCCACTGCCACCTGTTCGCGCTTCGCTGGTCATGCTTGATCCATTTATGAAAGCACTCGGAAGACCAACCCGGGAAAATGTTACCACAAACCGAGACGATCAGGCCAACCTTTTGCAGGCACTCGAACTCACCAACGGAGAATTTTTCTACCAAACCATTCGAAAGGCGGCAGACCATTGGCTCAGTCTTTCGGGCAGTGATCCTGAAAAATTGCAGGAGCAGGTCTATCTACGGGCATTAGGGAGAAAGCCATCCCCCAAAGAAAAAACCATTGCCCGCAAGCTATTGACAGATTCTCCCGCTACCGAAAATGTGGAGGACTTCCTCTGGACGGTTGTGATGTTGCCCGAATTTCAACTTATTCTGTAA
- a CDS encoding DUF1501 domain-containing protein, whose amino-acid sequence MTQETTRREFLKKMSAASLGAMAATIPATSFLSSCSGPARNATADAVILLWMGGGMAHTETFDPKAYAPFEKGMESKRVLSTFPSVPTIVDGLHFSKGLENIGQVMDKGAIIRSYRAADLGFILHTRHQYHWHTCYEPPQPIQPPHLGAWIAKELGPKNPAIPAFIDIGQRFTVGEGEELKAFHSAGFLGSEYGPFFIPDPTSGLESVRPPAGMDLKRFERRYQLYRELSEKSPLGLHGSDYQRESLARSMEQAYRLLKSPEARAFDLGQETPEKYAIYNTGRFGLGCLMAKRLVMEGARFISVTTEYEPFLGWDTHENGHTRLEKMKAYIDGPVAQLIRDLDETGHLDRTLVILASEFSRDALMEGRPGAKIKDQVDQPDVIEDIKHYGMHRHFTDGCSILMWGGGIKRGLVYGKTADERPCKAITEPVVIDQVHQTIYHALGIAEDTHYVIEGRPVYTTPDGAGRPVMELFEKQVPHS is encoded by the coding sequence ATGACACAAGAGACAACACGTCGTGAGTTTTTGAAAAAAATGAGTGCCGCTTCGTTAGGCGCGATGGCGGCAACAATCCCTGCGACAAGCTTTTTGAGCAGTTGTTCCGGTCCGGCACGCAACGCTACGGCAGATGCGGTCATATTGCTCTGGATGGGAGGCGGAATGGCACATACCGAAACCTTTGACCCGAAAGCATACGCACCTTTTGAAAAAGGCATGGAAAGCAAACGGGTGTTGAGCACCTTTCCTTCTGTGCCTACCATTGTAGATGGTCTGCATTTTTCCAAAGGACTGGAAAACATCGGTCAGGTCATGGACAAAGGCGCAATCATCCGTTCCTATCGCGCTGCCGATCTGGGATTTATACTCCATACCCGTCATCAATACCACTGGCATACCTGCTATGAGCCGCCACAGCCCATTCAGCCGCCGCATCTCGGTGCGTGGATAGCCAAAGAGCTGGGCCCCAAAAACCCCGCGATCCCCGCTTTTATTGACATCGGGCAGCGGTTTACGGTAGGGGAGGGGGAGGAATTAAAAGCCTTCCACTCCGCCGGATTTCTGGGCAGCGAGTACGGGCCATTTTTTATACCCGATCCTACGAGCGGACTGGAAAGTGTACGACCACCGGCGGGCATGGATCTAAAGCGGTTTGAGCGCCGCTACCAGCTTTACCGCGAACTCTCCGAAAAAAGTCCGCTTGGCCTCCACGGCAGCGATTACCAGCGCGAATCACTGGCAAGAAGCATGGAACAAGCCTATCGTCTCCTCAAATCACCCGAAGCCCGCGCCTTTGATCTGGGGCAGGAAACACCCGAAAAATACGCCATTTACAATACCGGGAGGTTTGGCCTGGGGTGTCTGATGGCCAAACGCCTGGTCATGGAGGGCGCGCGGTTTATCAGCGTTACCACCGAATACGAACCCTTCCTCGGCTGGGACACCCACGAAAACGGACATACCCGGCTCGAAAAAATGAAAGCCTATATTGACGGCCCGGTAGCACAACTGATCCGCGATCTAGACGAAACCGGCCATCTCGACCGGACGCTGGTCATTCTGGCCAGCGAGTTCAGCCGCGATGCACTGATGGAGGGGCGGCCCGGTGCAAAAATCAAAGATCAGGTGGACCAACCCGATGTGATCGAAGACATCAAACATTACGGCATGCACCGTCATTTTACCGATGGATGTTCGATTCTGATGTGGGGCGGAGGGATAAAGAGAGGCCTTGTATATGGGAAAACAGCCGATGAGCGTCCGTGTAAGGCCATTACCGAGCCGGTAGTGATAGACCAGGTACACCAGACCATTTATCACGCGCTGGGGATAGCAGAGGATACCCATTATGTCATAGAAGGAAGGCCCGTTTACACCACACCCGACGGCGCCGGAAGACCCGTGATGGAATTATTTGAAAAACAAGTACCTCATTCGTAA
- a CDS encoding class I SAM-dependent methyltransferase: MTHQEALTLIEKATPRRGGIWADLGAGSGTFTLALGELVGPDGQVFAVDKSPEIFNINPPDAQKFAGVFPIQADFTQALELPKLDGILMANALHFVRDQAKLLRQLASNISPGGHLLLVEYDSDTANPWVPYPVSRRRFREIAEAAGLTTPEEIGRMRSRYHNGDIYVGKAGRK, from the coding sequence ATGACACATCAGGAAGCCCTGACACTTATCGAAAAAGCAACACCCCGGCGCGGCGGAATCTGGGCAGATCTGGGGGCGGGAAGCGGCACATTTACATTGGCTTTGGGAGAATTGGTGGGACCGGATGGGCAGGTATTTGCCGTTGATAAAAGCCCGGAAATATTCAATATCAATCCACCTGATGCACAGAAATTTGCCGGTGTATTTCCCATCCAGGCAGATTTTACGCAAGCATTGGAACTACCCAAGCTCGACGGAATATTGATGGCCAATGCCCTGCATTTTGTGAGAGATCAGGCAAAATTGTTGCGGCAACTTGCCTCGAATATCAGTCCCGGAGGGCATCTGTTGTTGGTAGAATATGATTCAGACACAGCCAACCCGTGGGTACCGTACCCGGTGTCGCGGCGGAGGTTTCGCGAGATCGCCGAAGCCGCAGGTCTGACCACCCCCGAAGAAATCGGGCGTATGCGCTCGCGCTACCACAACGGCGACATTTATGTGGGGAAGGCGGGGAGGAAATAA
- a CDS encoding helix-turn-helix transcriptional regulator, whose translation MRSIKRIIRIHKIEGYKVFCLFNNGESRIIDFQKLFAQWNVSEKDREYPLLKSEAEFHHIEIIDGTFVWKNIEIKTTDEDGNEMIGYYDLDPIVLYQASEPDESRQLEIGLMIRQARKELGFTQEELARKSGTSKHYISRIENNQSGIELATLKKIVEGGLGRRLQIYIR comes from the coding sequence ATGAGAAGTATCAAACGAATCATCCGGATTCACAAAATAGAAGGATATAAAGTGTTTTGCCTGTTTAACAACGGGGAGTCGAGAATCATTGATTTTCAAAAGCTGTTTGCACAATGGAATGTCAGCGAAAAAGACAGGGAGTACCCCTTGCTGAAATCCGAAGCCGAGTTTCATCATATAGAAATAATTGACGGTACATTTGTCTGGAAAAACATTGAAATAAAGACAACTGATGAAGATGGCAATGAAATGATCGGATATTATGATTTGGATCCGATCGTCCTTTATCAGGCCAGTGAACCGGATGAAAGCCGCCAACTGGAAATCGGATTAATGATCAGACAAGCCCGAAAAGAACTGGGATTTACGCAGGAAGAGCTCGCCCGTAAGTCGGGAACCTCCAAACACTATATTTCCCGGATAGAGAATAACCAGTCAGGGATCGAATTAGCTACACTAAAAAAAATTGTCGAAGGCGGACTAGGGCGCAGGTTGCAAATATATATTCGGTGA
- a CDS encoding IS110 family transposase, producing MTKSWIRYGVGFDLSKATFSACIKGLTEAEQEKIIATRSFQNTKAGFEAAQAWLASKCKDTDIPCRLLLEVTGVYHENLLHFFHGQGYYVSLELAKRVKSYLKSLGHDSKTDKEDAKGLASMALHRKLTQWQPVSEQLHEIRQLVRFRNTLVESRVAWENQLHAYKHAHYSIKEIVRSLKRKIAQTHKEIRTVEAQIRALIRADSQLCKRFEQILHSLPGVGWISLATVIAETDGFSAIQSAKQLTKYAGYDVIERQSGTLSGKTRISKQGNARLRTAMYMPALAHLRKKEGPLFALYQRLLLRNGGLTKKALVAVQRKLLCLIYALWKSDRPYDPKYQPKHTPKQQLAPKTEVVQTQGPDYTR from the coding sequence ATGACAAAGTCCTGGATTCGTTACGGTGTGGGTTTCGACCTGTCCAAAGCCACCTTTTCTGCTTGTATCAAAGGATTGACCGAAGCCGAGCAGGAGAAGATCATCGCTACACGTAGCTTTCAAAATACGAAGGCGGGTTTTGAGGCTGCGCAAGCATGGCTAGCCAGCAAATGCAAGGATACCGATATTCCATGTAGGCTATTGCTGGAGGTAACAGGGGTCTATCACGAGAACCTCTTGCATTTCTTCCATGGCCAGGGGTATTATGTCAGTCTGGAGCTGGCCAAACGGGTGAAGAGTTATCTCAAAAGCCTGGGGCATGATTCCAAAACCGACAAGGAAGATGCCAAAGGGCTGGCCTCGATGGCGCTGCATCGTAAGTTGACACAGTGGCAACCCGTCAGTGAGCAGTTGCATGAGATTCGGCAGTTGGTTCGGTTTCGTAATACCCTGGTAGAGAGTCGGGTAGCATGGGAAAATCAACTACACGCCTATAAACATGCCCACTATTCCATCAAGGAAATCGTGCGTTCCCTCAAACGGAAAATCGCCCAAACCCACAAAGAAATCCGGACCGTTGAAGCCCAAATCAGGGCCCTCATACGTGCCGATTCCCAGCTTTGTAAACGGTTTGAGCAGATTCTCCATTCGCTCCCCGGTGTGGGGTGGATCAGTCTGGCCACCGTCATTGCAGAGACCGATGGGTTTAGTGCCATTCAGTCCGCCAAGCAACTGACTAAGTATGCCGGATATGATGTCATTGAACGCCAAAGCGGTACCCTCTCGGGGAAGACCCGCATTTCCAAACAAGGCAATGCCCGCCTGCGAACGGCCATGTATATGCCTGCCCTGGCACATTTGCGAAAAAAAGAAGGCCCTTTATTTGCCCTCTACCAGCGACTCCTCCTGCGCAATGGCGGACTTACGAAAAAAGCCCTCGTCGCCGTACAACGCAAACTCCTTTGTTTAATCTATGCCTTATGGAAATCGGACCGACCCTATGATCCCAAATATCAACCCAAACATACACCCAAACAACAGCTAGCCCCTAAAACGGAAGTAGTCCAGACTCAAGGCCCGGACTACACGAGATAG
- a CDS encoding Uma2 family endonuclease: MFEQVLSRNDYEPDICFFGQEKAQHFAEGQSLFPAPDLAIEVLSPKTAINDRGIKFEDYRAHGVLEYWIVDPIARSVEQYRLDAENQYELILKSGNGYIRSEAIPGFQIRIEAMFDAGVNLAELGRLLG; this comes from the coding sequence TTGTTTGAGCAAGTGCTCTCCCGCAACGACTACGAACCTGACATCTGTTTCTTTGGGCAGGAAAAGGCACAGCACTTTGCGGAAGGGCAGAGTCTCTTTCCTGCACCCGACCTGGCAATAGAGGTGCTTTCCCCCAAGACCGCCATCAACGACCGGGGCATCAAATTTGAAGACTACCGCGCCCATGGTGTGTTGGAATACTGGATCGTGGACCCCATCGCCCGCTCGGTGGAGCAGTACCGTCTCGACGCCGAAAACCAATACGAACTCATCCTCAAATCCGGCAACGGCTATATCCGCAGCGAGGCGATCCCGGGTTTCCAGATCCGCATCGAGGCGATGTTTGATGCGGGGGTGAATCTGGCGGAATTGGGGAGATTGTTGGGGTGA
- a CDS encoding T9SS type A sorting domain-containing protein has protein sequence MKKLFALFAFGVSFLHTQGQPFALDTTFQPVHGFRYPTDHRDLGVVLDLYEEANGSLMVTGSFQYLPEDKRLHIIRLYENGSIDPSWYPSVWITQGVGNVQKANDIYYFTYSYLGIARANYSGYFLDNDLVPLDTHFSGGTHLPYIFPDGSIITGGDGGKYPSAQNFQRRLYFMRIRPDGYVDSSFHHNTNFDVEKTMRYDATRLLLYGGWMTHYDSVPVNKICRIDTAGNLDTTFYSGIFFSGGPQPKYIQPDGKIIVGERFMIHNYPDTLGLIRLNPDGSLDSTFNNFNSIHGQSSVTTVCPTTDGGFLIGGFFTSYQGYPRNRIVKTDANGFIDLRYFNGEGIDSSKNWVNYPASVRNIIPAQNDKYYVMGHFLKYDGQVVRPLIRILGLSHTVGVEAATPPQVRVYPNPAAGDVRVEWELPPGSRNAEIRVRDIQGREVARQTVSTQEGQWLWDTREVPDGVYLYELRTEAQEVLAQGKVVVQK, from the coding sequence ATGAAAAAACTTTTCGCATTATTTGCCTTTGGAGTGTCATTTTTGCACACGCAGGGGCAACCCTTTGCCTTAGATACAACCTTTCAACCTGTGCATGGTTTTCGTTATCCCACCGATCATCGGGATTTAGGGGTTGTGTTGGATTTATACGAAGAAGCGAATGGTTCCCTGATGGTAACGGGGAGTTTTCAATACCTTCCCGAAGATAAGCGGCTGCATATCATTCGCCTTTATGAAAACGGGAGTATTGATCCCAGTTGGTACCCCAGTGTCTGGATCACTCAGGGAGTCGGAAATGTCCAGAAAGCGAATGACATTTATTACTTTACTTACAGTTATTTGGGCATTGCAAGGGCGAATTATTCGGGGTACTTTTTAGATAATGACCTCGTACCCTTGGATACTCATTTTTCAGGAGGAACCCATCTTCCGTATATTTTTCCCGATGGGAGTATAATCACCGGGGGCGATGGCGGCAAATACCCGAGTGCCCAGAACTTCCAGCGGCGGCTGTATTTTATGCGGATTCGTCCCGATGGGTATGTGGATTCGAGTTTTCATCACAATACCAATTTTGATGTAGAAAAAACGATGCGTTATGACGCTACCCGGCTATTATTATATGGGGGATGGATGACGCATTACGACTCCGTGCCAGTCAACAAAATCTGCCGGATAGACACTGCGGGGAATTTAGATACCACTTTCTACTCGGGAATTTTTTTCTCCGGGGGACCCCAACCCAAATACATTCAACCCGATGGGAAAATTATTGTGGGAGAGCGATTTATGATTCACAATTACCCTGACACCTTGGGCCTGATCCGCTTAAATCCCGATGGGTCGCTGGATAGTACCTTCAATAATTTTAACTCAATCCATGGGCAGAGTTCGGTAACGACAGTCTGCCCGACCACGGACGGGGGATTCCTGATCGGTGGATTTTTCACTTCGTATCAGGGATACCCCCGCAACCGGATCGTCAAGACCGATGCCAACGGGTTTATTGACTTGCGATATTTCAACGGCGAGGGCATTGACAGTTCAAAAAACTGGGTGAACTACCCGGCTTCGGTGCGCAACATCATTCCGGCTCAAAACGACAAATATTATGTGATGGGTCATTTTCTGAAATACGACGGGCAGGTGGTCAGGCCGCTGATCCGCATCCTGGGGCTGAGCCATACAGTGGGGGTGGAGGCAGCCACTCCGCCGCAGGTGCGGGTCTATCCCAACCCCGCCGCAGGCGATGTGCGGGTGGAGTGGGAACTGCCGCCGGGCAGCCGCAACGCCGAAATCCGGGTACGGGATATACAGGGCCGGGAAGTCGCCCGACAAACCGTCTCCACGCAAGAAGGCCAATGGCTATGGGATACGCGGGAGGTGCCGGATGGAGTATATCTCTATGAATTGCGCACGGAGGCACAGGAAGTGCTGGCACAGGGGAAAGTTGTGGTACAGAAGTAA
- a CDS encoding T9SS type A sorting domain-containing protein yields the protein MYHFAVDNIGILRGTSSGYFVDGASMPLDTNFSISTHIPYLFPDGSMLVGGTGGKYPSANNFQRRLYFMRIRPDGYVDSSFHHNTNFDVEKTMRYDATRLLLYGGWMTHYDSVPVNKICRIDTEGNLDTTFYSGIFFSGGPQPKYIQPDGKIIVGERFMIHNHPDTLGLIRLNPDGSLDSTFNNFNSIHGQSSVTTVCPTTDGGFLIGGFFTSYQGYPRNRIVKTDANGFIDLRYFNGEGIDSSKNWVNYPASVRNIIPAQNDKYYVMGHFLKYDGQVVRPLIRILGLSHTVGVEAATPPQVRVYPNPAAGDVRMEWELPPGSRNAEIRVRDIQGREVARQTVSTQEGQWLWDTREMPDGIYLYELRTEAKEVLAQGKIVVKK from the coding sequence TTGTATCACTTTGCTGTGGATAATATCGGAATTTTGAGGGGTACGTCATCAGGGTATTTCGTTGATGGTGCTTCAATGCCTTTAGACACCAACTTTTCCATTAGTACCCATATCCCGTATCTCTTTCCGGATGGGAGTATGTTGGTGGGAGGAACGGGCGGCAAATACCCGAGCGCCAACAACTTCCAGCGGCGGCTGTATTTTATGCGGATTCGCCCCGATGGATATGTGGATTCGAGCTTTCATCACAATACCAATTTTGATGTAGAAAAAACGATGCGTTATGATGCTACCCGGCTATTATTATATGGGGGATGGATGACGCATTACGACTCCGTGCCAGTCAACAAAATCTGCCGGATAGACACTGAGGGAAATCTCGATACCACTTTCTATTCGGGAATTTTTTTCTCAGGGGGACCCCAACCCAAATACATTCAACCCGATGGGAAGATTATTGTGGGCGAGCGGTTTATGATTCACAATCACCCGGACACCCTGGGCCTGATCCGGCTAAATCCCGATGGGTCGCTGGATAGTACCTTCAATAATTTTAACTCAATCCATGGGCAGAGTTCGGTAACGACAGTCTGCCCGACCACGGACGGGGGATTCCTGATCGGTGGATTTTTCACTTCGTATCAGGGATACCCCCGCAACCGGATCGTCAAGACCGATGCCAACGGGTTTATTGACTTGCGATATTTCAACGGCGAGGGCATTGACAGTTCAAAAAACTGGGTGAACTACCCGGCTTCGGTGCGCAACATCATTCCGGCTCAAAACGACAAATATTATGTGATGGGTCATTTTCTGAAATACGACGGGCAGGTGGTCAGGCCGCTGATCCGCATCCTGGGGCTGAGCCATACAGTGGGGGTGGAGGCAGCCACTCCGCCGCAGGTGCGGGTCTATCCCAACCCCGCCGCAGGCGATGTGCGGATGGAGTGGGAACTGCCGCCGGGCAGCCGCAACGCCGAAATCCGGGTACGGGATATACAGGGCCGGGAAGTCGCCCGACAAACAGTCTCCACCCAAGAAGGCCAGTGGCTGTGGGATACGCGGGAGATGCCGGATGGTATCTATCTCTACGAATTGCGCACGGAGGCAAAGGAAGTGCTGGCACAGGGGAAGATTGTGGTAAAGAAGTAG